The Novosphingobium sp. Gsoil 351 genome contains the following window.
ACGTGCTCGATCACCTGGCCGAACTGGTGGTCAAGGAAGTCCACGGTTCGGGTGGCTACGGGATGCTGATCGGGCCGACGTCGTCGGCCAAGGAGATCGAGGCGTTCCGCGCCAAGCTCAAGGCCAAGCCCGACAACTACATCGCCCAGCCGACGCTGGCGCTATCGACGGTGCCGACCTTCGCCCGCTCAGGCCTCGCTCCGCGCCACGTCGATCTGCGCCCGTTCGTGCTGGTCTCGCCGCGGGGGATCGAGATCACCCCGGGCGGGCTGACCCGGGTGGCGCTGAAGAAGGGCAGCCTTGTGGTCAATTCGTCGCAAGGCGGGGGCACCAAGGACAGCTGGGTGCTGGAAGACTGATGTTTCTTGCTCGCCATCGGAAGTCGGGGCGCCGGGAGATGCCTCGATGCTAGGTCGCACGGCCAACGGCATCTTCTGGCTGTTCCGCTATCTCGAGCGGGCTGAGAACACCGTGCGGCTGCTCGATGCGGGGTTCCGCATGGCGCTGACCCGCAATGTCGCCACCAGCGAGGAAGAATGGCGCTCGGTCATCGTCACGATCGGCCAGCGAGCGGCTTACGAGGCGAGGAATGGCACTTACGCCGGGGTCCAGGTGTTCAACTGGATCCTGCGCGACAAGAACAATTCCGAAAGCGTGCTGCGAATGATCGAGGCCGCGCGGACCAATGCCCGGATGGTCCGCGCCGGTCTCACCCGCGAGGTGTGGGAGGCGATCAACGAGACCTGGATGCGCTTGTCCGACGCGCTCACCCGCCCAGTCCGCGAGAACAGCCTGGGCGGTGTGCTCGACCTCGTCCGCCGCCAGTCGACCCAGGTGCGCGGGGCCATGGACGGTACCATGCTGCGCAACGAGATCTACAACTTCGCCCGGCTCGGCAAGTTCATCGAGCGTGCCGACAACACCGCGCGGATCCTGGACGTGAAGTACTACGTGCTGCTGCCCGCGGTCTCGTACGTCGGATCGAGCCTCGACAATGTTCAGTGGGACAACGTCCTGCGCTCGGTTTCGGCCGAGCGCGCGTATCGCTGGCTTAATGCCGGGCGGATGGACCCGCGCTCGATCGCCGAGTTCCTGATCCTCGATGGCCGGTTTCCGCGCAGTTTGGCGTTCTGCTACTCGAAGATAAGCTCGAACCTCGCCAGCCTCGAACGCGATTACGGCAATGCGATGCCGTGCCACGCAATGCTGGCCGAATCCGCCGGGTTGGTCGGCCAGGGGCGGATCGAGGAAATCTTCGAGACCGGCCTCCACGAATTCATCGGCGGGTTCATCGCCCGCAACCAGGCGCTGGCCGCGCAAGTCCAGCGCGATTACCGTTTCACCGAATAAAGACAAAAGGCCGCACCTTGCTTCTCACGATCGATCACCAGACCAGGTACCGTTTCGACGAACCT
Protein-coding sequences here:
- a CDS encoding alpha-E domain-containing protein yields the protein MLGRTANGIFWLFRYLERAENTVRLLDAGFRMALTRNVATSEEEWRSVIVTIGQRAAYEARNGTYAGVQVFNWILRDKNNSESVLRMIEAARTNARMVRAGLTREVWEAINETWMRLSDALTRPVRENSLGGVLDLVRRQSTQVRGAMDGTMLRNEIYNFARLGKFIERADNTARILDVKYYVLLPAVSYVGSSLDNVQWDNVLRSVSAERAYRWLNAGRMDPRSIAEFLILDGRFPRSLAFCYSKISSNLASLERDYGNAMPCHAMLAESAGLVGQGRIEEIFETGLHEFIGGFIARNQALAAQVQRDYRFTE